The nucleotide sequence GCTTTTGAGCTTAAGCTTTACTCTAAGGAGATCATTTGAGTAATCATCTCGATCGATGGTTTCAATTGCCACCCATCGTCCCAAGAGCGGCTTGCGCTCAGTATCATCTGCGTCGAGGCCACGGTTTCCCCATTCGGGTTTTATAAAATCCGAGGGGTATTCATCCTCACTGACTGCTGGGATAAAGAAAGATCGGAAACCGAACTTGACCAGTGACTTCATCTGCTGCGGGGTGAGTTTAGGCACCAGCGGAACCTTACAAGAGATTTCTATTTCATTGTAAACGTCCTGCATCCAAACCCGAAGGTTGTCCCTGGGGACGACGAGACCGAATGGTGTCTCGCGCCAACGCGTAGGGTCCTCGAGGAACGCGTTAAGATCCTCAGAAAAAATCTGGCCTGCAGCCGCACGCTCAATAAGCTGTCTGATCTGTCCTGTTGTAATAGAATCCATCTTCTCCTCCTCGCCCATTGGCACAAGCCGCGGCAACTCCCTTGGAGTCGATGCGACCATTCACCTTTAGGCAATTTGATTTACTCCTGTCTTCCGGACAGACACGGTTTCCCATTCTTCGGGATGTTCTATTATCCCATAAGTTTAAAAAATGTCAATAGCCCATACGGTTTATATTGGGTCACCACACGCGTAACATAAAAATACGTAAATAAAAACTGCCAAAAGCGGTTTCTTATCCTCGTGTTCCATGTTATATGTTAGGTGATTCCTTTATCTATCAAGGCAATAATCAACCCCATTACCGCCGTCACGCCGGCAATAATCCAGGTACGCATCACGATTTTGGGTTCCGGCCAGCCGATAGCTTCAAAATGATGGTGGAGCGGCGTGGAAAGAAATATCTTTTTATGCCTGATTTTTTTAGATAAAATCTGAACAATCACGGAAAGGGATTCCAGGGCAAAAATAAAACCAATGACCGGCAAAAGCAAAATGGAATTAGTTAAAATGGCGAGAATGCCCAAGGTGACACCCAAAGACATCGCGCCCGTATCACCCATAAAAAACCTGGCTGGATTAATGTTAAACCACAGAAAAGCGAGCAGGGCGCCGATAATCACCCCGCAAAAAGCCGTTAAATCATACTTTCCCTGCGTAAAGGCAATAGCCCCAAAAGCCGCGAAAGAAGCCAGCAACGTCCCTCCGGCCAAACCGTCCAGCCCATCGGCTTCATTAACTGAAAAAGAAGTAGCTACCACTACAAAAATATAAAGCGGTATGGCCCAAAGGCCTATGCTGAAAACTCCGAGAAAAGGAACTCGCACCACATCCCAATCCAATTTAAAATAAAACCACCAGGTGGCGACCATGGCAATGGCGGTATAAATAATCAAACGATGGCGCATCCTTAACCCTCCGCCATTCGGGCCAATGCCCCGGACATTAAGCCAATCATCAATAAAACCGACCAGCGCTGAAGCCACCAGCGCGCCGAGCGGCAAAAGGGTCTGGGGACGAGTGAGAAAATTAAGCTGTTTTAAAATTTCACTATCAAAATAAGAAGATAAATAGAAAAAAACTAAAGCTAAAACAAGAGTGGTTATCCAAATCAAGAGCCCGCCCATGGTGGGCGTTCCCGATTTCCCCCGATGCATTTTGGAAAAAATCGGAGCAGATTTCTCATCGCGGATTTTTTTCCCCAATTTATATTTATATAAAAAGTGAGTCAGGGCCGGAGTCCAAAGTATGGTGACAATAAAAGACAGGGTGGTTAAGATAAAAATTTTTATAACAGGAAAATAAGCTGTCATGTTAAATTAATTAAATTATTGAATGGAAAGGATAAGCAGTCCCGCCCCTAAAATTATCAATCCAACCAAGCAAGAAACAATAACCAACGAATGGCTTAAAAATTTCTCTTTTTTATAGATAAAATAAGCGAGAAAAAAATTAACCAGCAAAATAAAAAATGCGGTCAGGGGGAAAAGAAAAATTTCGTACCACCGTCCGATGCGGTCAATGCCAAAATAAATATTATAATGCAAGGGAACGCTTTCCCCGCCGCGGGGCATTTTAAAATAGAGCCACGCCCAAAAAAAGATATTGAAAACTATCCCCAGTGATGTCGCTACCCAGATTATTCTGTCTCTTATAAAAAAAGAAAAAGAGACGATGAATTTACTATCAAATAATTTTGCTAAAAACATAAAATTATACTTGAATTACTTCTTTAACTTCCGGCACTTCTTTTTTAAGATATTTTTCTACGTGGTTCTTCAGAGTAACGGTGGCCAAAGGACAACCTTGGCAGGCGCCGATTAATTTAACCTTAACAACGCCGGTTTTTTTATCAAAACTGACAAATTCAATATCGCCTCCGTCAGCTTCCAAAGTCGGGCGGAGGACATTAAGGGCTTCTAGAATTTTTACTTTTGTATCCATATTATTATTAAATAATAACGGGAAAACAACAAAAAGTCAAACCTAACCGCGATTTTCCTTATAATATTGACAGTTTTTTAGAGTTTTGTTATACTAAAAACACTGATACTTAATTTATTTTAAATTAACCAACAATATGTCACATAAGAAAGCGGGCGGCAGTACAGCGTTAGGCCGCGATTCAGTAGCTAAAAGGTTAGGCGTCAAATTGTACGAAGGCCAGCATGCCAAAGCCGGAAGTATTTTAGTCAGACAACGCGGCACTAAAATCCATCCCGGGCAGAATGTCAAAAAAGGCGGAGACGACACTTTGTATGCCGCTATCTCCGGATTTGTTAAATTTACCCGCAAACAGGTTCATCGTTTTGACGGGAATTTGAGCTTGCGCAAATTCATCCACGTTTTGCCGGTAAAAAAATAATATCTTAAATAAAAAATCGTTCCGATTACTCGGGACGGTTTTTTTATTTAGCTATTTTTTCTTTTTGATGGCCGCTTTGATAAATTCTCTGAATAAGGGATGCGGCCTTAGCGGGCGGGATTTAAATTCCGGATGGAATTGAACGCCGACAAAAAAGGGATGGTCTTTTTTGGAAAGTTCTACAATTTCTACCAGCTTATTATCCGGAGAAGTGCCGGCCAAAACCAGTCCTTTCTTTTGGAATAAACCCCGATAATCATTATTAAACTCGTAGCGATGGCGATGGCGTTCAAAAATTTGCCTTTTATCATAGGCCTCGCGGCTGATAGACCCCGGGGCTAAAAAGCAGGGATAAGCTCCCAGGCGCATGGTCCCCCCATATCTTTTATCTTTAATTTTTTCCGCCTGGTCGGGCATAATATGAATCACCGGATTTTTAGTGGAAGGATTTATCTCGGCGGTGTTAGCGTTTCTTAATTTACAAACGTGGCGCGCGAATTCAATCACGGCCATATGCATTCCGTAACAAAGTCCGAGATACGGAATTCTATTTTTTCTCGCGTACTCCACGGCTTTTATTTTTCCCTCTACTCCGCGCGAACCAAAA is from Patescibacteria group bacterium and encodes:
- a CDS encoding NifU family protein yields the protein MDTKVKILEALNVLRPTLEADGGDIEFVSFDKKTGVVKVKLIGACQGCPLATVTLKNHVEKYLKKEVPEVKEVIQV
- the mraY gene encoding phospho-N-acetylmuramoyl-pentapeptide-transferase → MTAYFPVIKIFILTTLSFIVTILWTPALTHFLYKYKLGKKIRDEKSAPIFSKMHRGKSGTPTMGGLLIWITTLVLALVFFYLSSYFDSEILKQLNFLTRPQTLLPLGALVASALVGFIDDWLNVRGIGPNGGGLRMRHRLIIYTAIAMVATWWFYFKLDWDVVRVPFLGVFSIGLWAIPLYIFVVVATSFSVNEADGLDGLAGGTLLASFAAFGAIAFTQGKYDLTAFCGVIIGALLAFLWFNINPARFFMGDTGAMSLGVTLGILAILTNSILLLPVIGFIFALESLSVIVQILSKKIRHKKIFLSTPLHHHFEAIGWPEPKIVMRTWIIAGVTAVMGLIIALIDKGIT
- the rpmA gene encoding 50S ribosomal protein L27 is translated as MSHKKAGGSTALGRDSVAKRLGVKLYEGQHAKAGSILVRQRGTKIHPGQNVKKGGDDTLYAAISGFVKFTRKQVHRFDGNLSLRKFIHVLPVKK